The genomic segment GAACCCTTGATGACGGTATCTACACAGCAGATCTCGGAAAAGACGCATCTAAAACTGTCAACACGGCTGGCATGGGCGATGCCATCTGTGCCCGCATCAGCGCCTGATGCTCACAGGCAGTGGCCTTTCCGGCCACTGCCTTTTTAAAGAGGCCCCATGTCCGAAAACTGCTGGCTGGTAAAATCAGAACCCGATACCTTCTCCATTCAGGATCTGGCCCTGCGCCCAAACCAGACTGAGGGCTGGGATGGAGTCCGCAATTATCAGGCCCGAAACTTTCTCAGGGATGGTATGAAAAAAGGAGATCCTGTCCTTTTTTATCATAGCAGGATCAAAAAGCCTGCCATTGTGGGCCTGTGTTCCGTCGTCCGCGAAGGCTACCCCGATGCCAGTGCATGGCACAGGGATTCAGCCCACCCCGACCCCAAAAGCACACCGGAAAACCCCATCTGGTATCAGGTGGATCTCTGCCTTAAAATCATATTTCAAAGTCCTGTTCTCCTTGAGAACTTAAGGAAAGATCCTCAGATGCAGGAAATGATCCTGCTTAAAAAAGGAAACCGGCTTTCCGTTATGCCAGTATCCACTGCCCATTACCGCCTTATTATGGAAATGGCGGAAATACCCATAAATTCAGAACTGGCATGAATGAGCGTAAAAAGAATGTAAAATGCCCACTCTCCCTTTCCTGCGGGTCAGTGTATAAAATCTGGAATAACCTTTTCTGATTCAAGAAAATTCCAGGCTTCTTCCAGCTTCTGCATCAGGATTTCTGCATCCTTCACCTGCTTTGAAACCTTTAGAAAAACCCCTATCAACTCAAGG from the Desulfobotulus mexicanus genome contains:
- a CDS encoding EVE domain-containing protein, which produces MSENCWLVKSEPDTFSIQDLALRPNQTEGWDGVRNYQARNFLRDGMKKGDPVLFYHSRIKKPAIVGLCSVVREGYPDASAWHRDSAHPDPKSTPENPIWYQVDLCLKIIFQSPVLLENLRKDPQMQEMILLKKGNRLSVMPVSTAHYRLIMEMAEIPINSELA